A region of Liolophura sinensis isolate JHLJ2023 chromosome 8, CUHK_Ljap_v2, whole genome shotgun sequence DNA encodes the following proteins:
- the LOC135472478 gene encoding cyclin-dependent kinase 7-like: protein MAEDKARRYEKIEFLGEGQFATVYKAKDERTGDIVAVKKIKLGNRVEAADGINRTALREIKLLQELNHPNIIGLLDVFGQRSNVSLVFDFMETDLEIVIKDSSIVLTQSHIKSYVIQTLQGLEYLHKRWILHRDLKPNNLLINKQGILKLGDFGLAKFFGSPNRIYTHQVVTRWYRAPELLFGARNYGTGIDIWAVGCILAELLLRVPFLPGETDLDQLNKIFLALGTPTEEIWPEMKSLPDYIQFKPCPGTALKDIFTACGPDLIEVLSKLLHLNPLRRCTASEALDLAYFSNKPAPTPGPELPIPGDNKLVKQAQAELQRPSLKRKLQQDGTGAGFVKKLLFND, encoded by the exons ATGGCAGAGGATAAAGCACGGAGATATGAAAAGATAGAATTTCTTGGCGAAGGACAG TTTGCCACAGTTTACAAGGCAAAGGATGAAAGAACTGGTGACATTGTAGCTGTTAAAAAG ATTAAACTTGGTAACCGTGTGGAGGCTGCGGATGGAATTAACAGAACTGCTCTTAGGGAGATAAAACTGTTACAGGAGCTGAACCATCCAAACATCATAGGG CTGCTGGATGTATTTGGCCAGCGGTCCAATGTTAGCCTGGTATTTGATTTCATGGAGACCGATTTAGAG ATAGTGATAAAGGACTCGAGTATTGTATTGACACAGTCTCACATCAAATCGTATGTGATCCAGACTTTACAGGGCCTGGAGTATCTACATAAACGCTGGATTCTTCACCGG GATTTGAAACCTAATAACTTGCTTATCAATAAACAAGGCATTTTGAAGCTTGGAGATTTTGGCCTGGCAAAGTTTTTTGGTTCTCCAAATAGGATTTACACACATCAAGTGGTTACAAG GTGGTACCGTGCTCCGGAGCTGCTGTTTGGAGCGAGGAATTATGGAACTGGTATTGACATCTGGGCAGTGGGATGCATCCTGGCAGAACTGTTGTTACGG GTACCTTTCTTACCAGGAGAAACAGACTTGGATCAACTCAACAAAATTTTCCTAGCGCTTGGCACTCCTACAGAAGAAATCTGGCCG GAAATGAAGTCTTTACCAGACTACATCCAGTTCAAGCCGTGTCCTGGGACGGCCCTGAAGGACATATTCACAGCCTGTGGTCCAGACCTGATAGAGGTGCTGTCTAAGCTGTTACACCTCAACCCTCTAAGGAGGTGCACAGCCTCTGAG GCCCTGGACTTGGCGTACTTCAGTAACAAGCCTGCTCCCACCCCAGGCCCAGAGTTACCCATTCCGGGCGACAACAAACTGGTGAAGCAGGCTCAAGCCGAGTTACAGAGGCCGTCTCTAAAACGTAAATTACAACAGGATGGAA CAGGTGCAGGCTTTGTGAAGAAATTACTTTTCAACGACTGA